In one window of Poriferisphaera corsica DNA:
- a CDS encoding Na/Pi cotransporter family protein, whose protein sequence is MALMTLLTTAGGVALILFGVRFLRKGLDRLFGPKLARWMQSVGDSRIKSFFMGLGISVLAPSSITMSILSVQSVQAGHMTARQMLAVILGADVGLTVMVLLIALRLELYAPVLIFLGVLLFQFTKANNSRGVGQLLLSLGFIFTGIGTISAAAQQFTPSTEFIELVRVLSHYPIGIAIMAALLTVAMQSSTAAIALLIGLSSLTAADGQSLFGLDTCIAVVVGANVGIGVSTTIVGWPQVESRRLGFGNLAAKTIIATAILIALPFVADLIADIPTTLDKQIAATHTGFNVLMAIVFFPFIGLIDTFTQRVIPTPPIRESDAFGPRYINPKLVDEAGLATGQSLREILRVSELVRRMLDDLWLAFKDRDIRNARQIQEQDDKVDLLDAEIKRYLAKVSNADNSEATANEIIRQLDYLNELETIGDIIDKNLAEIVIKRCRENISFTPEGWSELKDFYTKVAENVLIAETAFATSDRVLAQRLLRHKERLRDIERELRDQHFARLSTGVQLTHESSAVHLDMLTHLKSINSCVTHVAYAIIKHHEVS, encoded by the coding sequence ATGGCTCTTATGACCTTGCTGACAACAGCCGGCGGTGTTGCATTGATTCTTTTCGGCGTCCGATTTCTCCGAAAAGGACTCGACCGACTCTTCGGCCCCAAACTCGCTCGATGGATGCAATCCGTCGGAGACTCCCGCATCAAGTCCTTCTTCATGGGCCTCGGCATCTCCGTGCTCGCACCCTCCTCCATCACCATGTCCATCCTCTCCGTCCAGTCCGTACAAGCCGGACACATGACCGCTCGCCAAATGCTCGCCGTCATCCTCGGCGCAGACGTCGGACTCACCGTCATGGTGCTCCTCATCGCACTACGACTCGAACTCTACGCCCCCGTCCTCATCTTCCTCGGCGTACTCCTCTTCCAATTCACCAAAGCAAACAACTCCCGAGGCGTCGGACAACTCCTCCTCTCACTCGGCTTCATCTTCACCGGCATCGGCACCATCTCCGCCGCCGCGCAACAGTTCACCCCCTCTACCGAATTCATCGAACTCGTCCGCGTCCTCTCGCACTACCCCATCGGCATCGCCATCATGGCCGCCCTCCTCACCGTCGCCATGCAATCCTCCACCGCCGCCATCGCACTCCTCATCGGCCTCTCCAGCCTCACCGCCGCAGACGGCCAGTCCCTCTTCGGACTCGACACCTGCATCGCCGTCGTCGTCGGCGCAAACGTCGGCATCGGTGTCAGTACCACCATCGTCGGTTGGCCTCAGGTTGAATCCCGCCGGCTCGGCTTCGGCAACCTCGCCGCTAAAACCATCATCGCCACCGCCATCCTCATCGCCCTACCCTTCGTCGCCGACCTCATCGCCGACATCCCCACCACACTCGACAAACAAATCGCCGCAACACACACCGGCTTCAACGTCCTCATGGCCATCGTCTTCTTCCCATTCATCGGACTCATCGACACCTTCACACAACGCGTCATCCCCACACCCCCCATCCGCGAATCCGACGCCTTCGGCCCGCGCTACATCAACCCCAAACTCGTCGACGAAGCCGGACTCGCCACAGGCCAATCGCTCCGCGAAATCCTCCGCGTCTCCGAACTCGTCCGCCGCATGCTCGACGACCTGTGGCTCGCCTTTAAAGACCGCGACATCCGCAACGCCCGACAGATCCAGGAACAAGACGACAAAGTCGACCTCCTCGACGCAGAGATCAAACGCTACCTCGCCAAAGTCTCCAACGCCGACAACTCCGAAGCCACCGCCAACGAAATCATCCGCCAACTCGATTACCTCAACGAGCTCGAAACCATCGGCGACATCATCGACAAAAACCTCGCGGAAATCGTCATCAAACGCTGCCGCGAAAACATCTCCTTCACACCCGAAGGCTGGTCAGAACTCAAAGACTTCTACACCAAAGTTGCTGAAAACGTCCTCATCGCAGAGACCGCTTTCGCAACCTCCGACCGTGTCCTCGCCCAACGACTCCTCCGCCACAAAGAACGCCTCCGCGATATCGAACGTGAACTCCGCGATCAACACTTCGCCCGCCTCTCCACCGGCGTACAACTCACACACGAATCCTCAGCCGTCCACCTCGACATGCTCACCCACCTCAAATCCATCAACTCCTGCGTCACCCACGTCGCCTACGCCATCATCAAACACCACGAAGTATCCTAA
- a CDS encoding IMP cyclohydrolase, translating into MSELVKIKTALVSVSDKTDLVAFAKRLISHNVRIVSTGGTAKSLIEAGIDVTPISELTGFPEMMDGRVKTLHPKVHGGLLALRDKEDHVKALKDHEITPIDLVCVNLYPFESTVAQEGVTDPEAIEQIDIGGPCMIRSSAKNHRFVTCVTDPKQYDRICNDMDDNAGSTTFNLRRELAAAAFTRTAEYDTAISSWMTNRWNVTT; encoded by the coding sequence ATGAGTGAGCTTGTCAAAATTAAAACCGCCCTCGTCTCCGTGAGCGACAAAACCGACCTCGTCGCTTTCGCGAAACGACTCATCAGCCACAACGTCCGCATCGTCTCAACCGGCGGCACCGCCAAATCCCTCATCGAAGCTGGCATCGACGTCACACCCATCTCCGAACTCACCGGCTTCCCCGAAATGATGGATGGACGCGTCAAAACACTCCACCCCAAAGTTCACGGCGGCCTCCTCGCTCTTCGCGACAAAGAAGACCACGTCAAAGCACTCAAAGACCACGAAATCACGCCCATCGATCTCGTCTGCGTCAACCTCTACCCCTTCGAATCTACCGTCGCACAAGAAGGCGTCACCGACCCCGAAGCCATTGAGCAAATCGATATCGGCGGCCCATGTATGATCCGCTCCTCAGCCAAAAACCACCGCTTCGTCACCTGCGTCACCGATCCCAAACAATACGACCGCATCTGTAACGATATGGACGACAACGCCGGCTCCACAACCTTCAACCTCCGCCGCGAACTCGCCGCCGCCGCATTCACACGCACCGCCGAGTACGACACCGCCATCAGCTCATGGATGACAAACCGCTGGAACGTCACAACCTAA
- a CDS encoding outer membrane protein assembly factor BamB family protein encodes MKSLLFRSLIVLGMLGLVACQSAQSSKASAPAKKAAKAPAAKLLITPQAAVDLGYSTAWHQAVNASNADPVTATSVLDDKMLVVIQGASRVITAIDINNGSVIWKKRIERSGNLYPASKLEEYILVNNEAEAFLLNEQTGEIVNIIKLPHVSSTGATIIDDRAIFGTITGLVYSMDLLRNIELWGYKFHSEIKAPIAQADQSLVIADIRGIFGKVSGLDGTMLFREKTFGPIVAKPAVNDLSIFIASEDQFVYALNRTDGVEQWKRPFGTPLKHDPMAIGLSVYLPVNGDGLYALDALTGEIKWKKNSSIYAITGDDNSVLVAQPNVLAVLDAKTGDILRAAPAHRILKATPLKDDNLILIGRNGDIIKLNKR; translated from the coding sequence ATGAAATCACTGTTGTTCCGGTCGTTGATCGTCCTTGGCATGCTCGGACTGGTTGCATGCCAGTCAGCGCAATCCAGCAAGGCTTCCGCACCTGCTAAAAAGGCTGCTAAAGCACCTGCCGCTAAACTTCTCATCACACCTCAAGCCGCCGTTGATCTCGGCTACTCCACTGCCTGGCATCAGGCCGTCAACGCTTCAAACGCGGACCCCGTTACCGCAACTTCCGTTCTCGACGACAAAATGCTTGTCGTCATCCAAGGTGCCAGCCGTGTCATCACCGCGATCGACATCAACAACGGCAGCGTCATCTGGAAAAAACGCATCGAACGAAGCGGCAACCTTTACCCTGCATCCAAACTCGAGGAATACATCCTCGTAAACAACGAAGCTGAAGCCTTCCTGCTCAACGAGCAAACCGGCGAAATTGTTAACATCATCAAGCTTCCTCATGTGTCCTCCACCGGCGCAACCATCATCGACGACCGCGCCATCTTCGGCACAATCACCGGCCTCGTCTACTCGATGGACCTCCTACGCAACATCGAACTCTGGGGCTACAAATTCCACAGCGAAATCAAAGCGCCAATCGCTCAAGCCGACCAATCGCTCGTCATCGCTGACATCCGCGGCATCTTCGGCAAAGTCTCTGGCCTCGACGGAACCATGCTTTTCCGCGAGAAAACCTTTGGCCCCATCGTCGCCAAGCCCGCCGTCAACGACCTCTCAATCTTCATCGCAAGTGAAGACCAATTCGTCTACGCTCTCAACCGCACCGATGGCGTTGAACAATGGAAACGCCCATTCGGCACGCCTCTCAAACACGACCCAATGGCCATCGGCCTCTCCGTCTACCTCCCAGTCAATGGCGACGGGCTCTACGCTCTCGACGCTCTGACAGGCGAAATCAAGTGGAAGAAGAACTCATCCATCTACGCCATCACTGGTGACGACAACTCCGTCCTCGTAGCACAGCCAAACGTTCTTGCCGTCTTGGACGCAAAAACAGGCGACATCCTCCGTGCAGCTCCTGCTCACAGAATCCTCAAAGCCACACCACTCAAAGATGACAACCTCATCCTCATTGGCCGCAACGGCGACATCATCAAACTCAACAAACGCTAA